A window of the Gordonia humi genome harbors these coding sequences:
- the recA gene encoding recombinase RecA, with protein sequence MAPVTDRQKALDIALEQIDKNFGKGSVMRLGEDTRPPMEVIPTGSVALDIALGIGGLPRGRIVEVYGPESSGKTTVALHAVANAQAQGGIAAFIDAEHALDPDYAAKLGVDVDALLVSQPDTGEQALEIADMLIRSGALDILVIDSVAALVPKAEIEGEMGDSHVGLQARLMSQALRKMTSGLNNSNTTAIFINQLREKIGVMFGSPETTTGGKALKFYSSVRLDVRRIETLKDGTDAVGNRTRVKVVKNKVAPPFKQAEFDILYGHGISREGSLIDLGVAEGFIRKSGSWFTYEGDQLGQGKEKARTFLMENPDVANEIEGKIKDKLGIGRRDVPEDVAPEPVDF encoded by the coding sequence ATGGCACCCGTCACCGACCGTCAGAAGGCGCTCGACATCGCCCTCGAGCAGATCGACAAGAACTTCGGCAAGGGCTCGGTCATGCGCCTGGGCGAAGACACGCGGCCCCCGATGGAGGTCATCCCGACCGGTTCGGTCGCTCTCGACATCGCCCTCGGCATCGGCGGACTGCCCCGCGGCCGCATCGTCGAGGTGTACGGTCCGGAGTCGTCGGGTAAGACGACCGTCGCGCTCCACGCTGTGGCCAATGCGCAGGCTCAGGGCGGTATCGCGGCGTTCATCGACGCCGAGCACGCACTCGACCCGGATTACGCCGCCAAGCTCGGCGTCGACGTCGACGCGCTTCTGGTGTCCCAGCCCGACACCGGCGAGCAGGCCCTCGAGATCGCCGACATGCTGATCCGTTCGGGTGCGCTGGACATCCTGGTGATCGACTCGGTGGCCGCGCTGGTGCCCAAGGCCGAGATCGAAGGCGAGATGGGCGACAGCCACGTCGGTCTGCAGGCACGTCTGATGAGTCAGGCGCTCCGGAAGATGACCTCCGGTCTGAACAACTCGAACACCACCGCGATCTTCATCAACCAGCTGCGTGAGAAGATCGGCGTCATGTTCGGATCGCCGGAGACGACGACCGGCGGTAAGGCACTCAAGTTCTACTCGTCGGTGCGCCTGGACGTCCGTCGTATCGAGACGCTCAAGGACGGCACCGACGCGGTGGGCAACCGCACGCGTGTGAAGGTCGTCAAGAACAAGGTCGCACCGCCGTTCAAGCAGGCCGAGTTCGACATCCTCTACGGTCACGGCATCAGCCGCGAGGGGTCGCTGATCGACCTCGGTGTGGCCGAGGGCTTCATCCGCAAGTCCGGATCGTGGTTCACCTACGAGGGTGACCAGCTCGGTCAGGGCAAGGAGAAGGCTCGGACCTTCCTGATGGAGAACCCCGACGTCGCCAACGAGATCGAGGGCAAGATCAAGGACAAGCTCGGCATCGGTCGTCGCGACGTGCCCGAAGACGTCGCCCCCGAACCCGTCGATTTCTAG
- a CDS encoding DUF3046 domain-containing protein, which translates to MRLTEFAELTDLEFGRRRADAMLNDHVLVELGGRTGAQAIEDGVDPREVWRALCREFDVPPERW; encoded by the coding sequence GTGAGACTGACCGAGTTCGCCGAACTCACCGACCTCGAGTTCGGGCGACGCCGCGCCGACGCGATGCTCAACGATCACGTCCTCGTCGAGCTCGGCGGGCGCACCGGAGCCCAGGCCATCGAGGACGGGGTGGATCCGCGCGAGGTGTGGCGCGCCCTGTGCAGAGAGTTCGACGTCCCGCCCGAACGCTGGTGA
- a CDS encoding amino-acid N-acetyltransferase: MSDAPVANRPDHSSEIVVRRARTSDVPRIKALIDVYAGRILLEKNLVTLYEAVPEFWVADLDGLVVGCGALHVLWADLGEVRTVAVDKSYSGRGIGHKVVGRLLDVARDLELERVFVLTFETTFFSRHGFVEIDGTPVTKEVYEEMTRSYDTGVAEFLDLSFVKPNTLGNTRMLAHL; the protein is encoded by the coding sequence ATGTCAGACGCCCCCGTCGCCAACCGCCCCGACCACTCGTCGGAGATCGTGGTGCGGCGAGCCAGGACGAGCGACGTGCCCCGGATCAAGGCGCTGATCGACGTCTACGCGGGCAGGATCCTCCTGGAGAAGAACCTGGTGACCCTGTACGAGGCGGTCCCCGAGTTCTGGGTGGCCGACCTCGACGGGCTGGTCGTCGGATGCGGCGCGCTCCACGTGCTGTGGGCCGACCTCGGCGAGGTGCGCACGGTGGCGGTCGACAAGTCGTACTCCGGCCGCGGCATCGGCCACAAAGTGGTGGGCCGACTCCTGGACGTGGCCCGCGACCTCGAATTGGAGCGCGTCTTCGTCCTCACTTTCGAGACGACGTTCTTCTCGCGCCACGGTTTCGTCGAGATCGACGGCACACCCGTGACGAAGGAGGTGTACGAGGAGATGACACGCTCCTACGACACCGGTGTCGCCGAGTTCCTCGATCTGAGCTTCGTCAAACCGAACACGCTCGGCAACACGCGCATGCTCGCCCACCTCTGA
- a CDS encoding helix-turn-helix domain-containing protein yields the protein MTLLLREAIGDQLRRVRTDQGRTLREVSTDARVSLGYLSEVERGQKEASSELLASICVALEVEIADVLRDVAGAMSPVGVVAPTDAVVEVIAPQGEQQTAALAAA from the coding sequence GTGACACTTCTGTTGCGCGAGGCTATCGGCGACCAGCTGCGGCGGGTCCGGACCGACCAGGGTCGGACGCTGCGCGAGGTGTCGACGGACGCGCGAGTGAGCCTGGGATACCTGTCCGAGGTGGAGCGCGGCCAGAAGGAGGCGTCGAGCGAACTGCTCGCGTCGATCTGCGTGGCCCTCGAAGTGGAGATCGCCGACGTGCTGCGCGACGTCGCCGGTGCGATGTCGCCGGTCGGCGTCGTCGCGCCGACCGACGCGGTGGTCGAAGTGATCGCTCCCCAGGGAGAGCAGCAGACCGCGGCCCTGGCCGCGGCCTGA
- a CDS encoding regulatory protein RecX, with product MRKAADTADGSGPDRSGPSAWDAALRLLGARARSRQEMQDRLVARGFTADEVSATMTRLDEWKLLDDEEFAHEWVRSRHANSGRGRHALRRELRTKGIADDIVADALETIDPEDERQNAYALAEKKLTFDADELADRALRAKAYRRLSGALGRRGYPPDVITAVVKDVIAARRNG from the coding sequence ATGAGGAAGGCCGCAGACACCGCTGACGGATCTGGGCCGGATCGCTCGGGCCCGTCCGCCTGGGACGCCGCACTGCGGCTCCTCGGCGCGCGGGCCCGCAGTCGTCAGGAGATGCAGGATCGTCTCGTCGCTCGGGGATTCACCGCCGACGAGGTGTCGGCGACGATGACCCGACTCGACGAATGGAAGCTCCTCGACGACGAGGAGTTCGCCCACGAGTGGGTGCGGTCCCGGCATGCGAACTCCGGTCGCGGGCGGCACGCGCTGCGACGCGAACTGCGCACCAAGGGGATCGCCGACGACATCGTCGCCGACGCCCTGGAGACGATTGACCCCGAGGACGAACGCCAGAACGCCTACGCGCTGGCCGAGAAGAAGCTGACCTTCGACGCCGACGAACTCGCCGACCGAGCGCTCCGCGCCAAGGCGTATCGACGGCTCTCCGGCGCGCTCGGCCGCCGCGGCTACCCGCCCGATGTCATCACCGCGGTCGTCAAGGACGTCATCGCGGCTCGTCGGAACGGCTAG
- a CDS encoding PspA/IM30 family protein, with protein sequence MANPFVKAWRYLMALGNQKIDEHADPKVQIQQAIEESQRQHQALSQQAAAVIGNQRQLEMRLNRQLEEIEKLQGNTRQALSLADQASAAGDTAKATEYTNAAEAFAAQLVTAEQNVEDLKVLHDQSLTAAAQAKQAVERNAMALQQKLSERSKLLSQLEQAKMQEQVSASLNSMSELAAPGNTPNLDQVRDKIERRYATALGSAELAKGSVAGRMAEVEAAGVQMAGHARLEQIRASMGSLPAGGQAAPGQAAAGQTTPAVDTEKH encoded by the coding sequence ATGGCGAACCCCTTTGTGAAGGCATGGCGCTACTTGATGGCGCTCGGCAATCAGAAGATCGACGAGCACGCCGATCCCAAGGTCCAGATCCAGCAGGCCATCGAGGAGTCGCAGCGCCAGCACCAGGCGCTGTCCCAGCAGGCGGCCGCGGTGATCGGCAATCAGCGTCAGCTGGAGATGCGACTCAACCGCCAGCTCGAGGAGATCGAGAAGCTGCAGGGCAACACCCGCCAGGCGCTCTCGTTGGCCGACCAGGCCTCGGCCGCGGGTGACACCGCCAAGGCCACCGAGTACACCAACGCCGCCGAGGCGTTCGCCGCGCAGCTGGTCACCGCCGAACAGAACGTCGAAGACCTCAAGGTGCTGCACGATCAGTCGCTGACCGCCGCGGCGCAGGCGAAACAGGCCGTCGAACGCAATGCGATGGCGTTGCAGCAGAAGCTGTCCGAGCGCTCCAAACTCCTCAGCCAGCTCGAGCAGGCCAAGATGCAGGAGCAGGTCAGCGCCTCGCTCAACAGCATGAGCGAGCTCGCGGCGCCCGGCAACACGCCGAACCTGGATCAGGTCCGCGACAAGATCGAACGACGCTACGCCACCGCGCTCGGCTCGGCCGAACTCGCCAAGGGGTCGGTGGCCGGCCGCATGGCCGAGGTCGAGGCCGCGGGCGTCCAGATGGCCGGTCACGCGCGCCTCGAGCAGATCCGCGCCAGCATGGGCTCGCTGCCCGCGGGCGGCCAGGCCGCGCCGGGACAGGCGGCGGCCGGTCAGACGACACCGGCGGTCGACACGGAGAAGCACTGA
- a CDS encoding YciI family protein, producing the protein MTIFHVEYTYAPEAAAIRDEHRPAHREYLGGLHEAGSLLYVGPFADGSGAGLMIVADDEAQARRLLADDPFASVGAIAATTVREWTQVFGPF; encoded by the coding sequence ATGACGATCTTCCACGTCGAATACACCTACGCCCCCGAAGCCGCCGCGATCCGCGACGAGCACCGGCCCGCGCACCGCGAGTACCTGGGCGGGCTGCACGAGGCCGGGTCGCTGCTGTACGTCGGACCGTTCGCCGACGGCTCCGGTGCGGGCCTGATGATCGTCGCCGACGACGAGGCGCAGGCGCGCCGGCTCCTGGCCGACGACCCGTTCGCGTCCGTCGGCGCGATCGCCGCGACGACCGTCCGCGAGTGGACGCAGGTGTTCGGCCCCTTCTGA
- a CDS encoding glycosyltransferase, producing MAGSDAGHAFAALGLAERFARSGDEVIVYTGVRWLDQRVPAGVTVRELPGLAALPEDDDDDAGAKLTGRAARMATALEPELASAGVDLVVSDTITRAGGWAAELLGVPWIELSPHPLYDQSRGLPPIGAGLAAGTGVGGRLRDAVLRAMSARARAAGRRATASARRGISLPPEPAPAARFVATLPGLEEPRPDWPARTHLIGPLAHEPTTELFPRPVGDGPIVLIAPSTARSGEADLGRAALAALAELSATRPIRAVYSALTPPPDDVAALAALVAGTARQDEILSETAVVICGAGHGMLAKTLVAGVPIVTVPGGGDQWELANRVRRAGCGVIVRPADPTAIAAAVARVLDDDSYASAARRIGATAATAADPVRLAHRLLERSTHP from the coding sequence GTGGCCGGCTCGGATGCCGGCCACGCGTTCGCCGCGCTGGGGCTCGCGGAGAGATTCGCTCGGTCGGGCGACGAGGTGATCGTCTACACCGGCGTGCGCTGGCTCGACCAGCGTGTACCGGCCGGCGTCACGGTCCGGGAGCTGCCCGGTCTGGCGGCGTTGCCGGAGGACGACGATGACGATGCGGGCGCCAAACTCACCGGGCGCGCCGCACGGATGGCCACGGCGCTCGAACCCGAGCTGGCATCGGCCGGTGTGGACCTGGTGGTCAGCGACACGATCACCCGGGCGGGCGGCTGGGCGGCCGAGCTGCTGGGCGTCCCGTGGATCGAGCTGTCGCCGCATCCGCTCTACGACCAGTCCCGCGGACTTCCGCCGATCGGCGCCGGCCTGGCGGCCGGAACGGGCGTCGGCGGTCGGCTGCGCGATGCGGTGCTCCGTGCGATGAGCGCCCGGGCCAGGGCGGCGGGCCGTCGTGCGACGGCGTCCGCCCGCCGCGGCATCTCCCTGCCGCCCGAGCCGGCGCCCGCGGCTCGTTTCGTCGCCACCCTGCCCGGCCTGGAGGAACCGCGACCGGACTGGCCCGCCCGCACCCACCTGATCGGACCGCTCGCACACGAGCCGACGACGGAGCTCTTTCCACGGCCGGTCGGCGACGGTCCGATCGTGCTGATCGCGCCGTCGACGGCGAGGTCGGGGGAGGCCGACCTCGGGCGTGCCGCACTCGCCGCACTCGCCGAACTCTCGGCGACGCGGCCGATCCGTGCCGTGTACTCGGCGTTGACACCCCCGCCGGACGACGTCGCCGCCCTGGCCGCGCTCGTCGCCGGAACCGCCCGACAGGACGAGATCCTCTCCGAGACGGCCGTCGTGATCTGCGGGGCGGGGCACGGCATGCTGGCCAAGACACTGGTCGCCGGAGTCCCGATCGTCACCGTCCCGGGCGGCGGAGACCAGTGGGAGCTGGCCAATCGGGTGCGGCGCGCCGGCTGCGGCGTGATCGTACGACCGGCGGATCCGACCGCGATCGCCGCGGCCGTCGCACGCGTCCTCGACGACGACTCGTACGCGTCCGCGGCCCGCCGGATCGGCGCCACCGCCGCGACGGCCGCCGACCCGGTACGCCTGGCCCATCGACTGCTCGAAAGGAGCACGCACCCGTGA
- the pgsA gene encoding CDP-diacylglycerol--glycerol-3-phosphate 3-phosphatidyltransferase produces the protein MTEPEQRAVADQSAPPVVNLANALTLFRIVLVPVFVVALFVDNGHSDLWRVIAFVIFAVAAITDQIDGRIARSWNLVTDFGKMADPIADKALIGAALLGLSILGDLPWWVTVVILLREIGVTLLRFWVIRHGVIPASRGGKLKTLLQCVGIGLFVLPLHGVLHTVGWVFMIAAVVATVITGLDYVWQAIALRRSAHAAATDAKFR, from the coding sequence GTGACTGAACCCGAACAGCGCGCAGTGGCCGATCAGTCGGCGCCGCCGGTGGTCAACCTGGCGAATGCACTGACGCTGTTCCGCATCGTGCTGGTCCCGGTGTTCGTGGTCGCCCTGTTCGTCGACAACGGACATTCGGACCTGTGGCGGGTGATCGCCTTCGTGATCTTCGCCGTCGCCGCGATCACCGATCAGATCGACGGTCGGATCGCGCGCAGTTGGAATCTGGTGACCGACTTCGGGAAAATGGCCGATCCGATCGCGGACAAGGCGTTGATCGGCGCCGCGCTGCTGGGACTGTCGATACTGGGCGACCTGCCGTGGTGGGTCACCGTGGTGATCCTGCTCCGCGAGATCGGTGTGACGCTCCTGCGGTTCTGGGTGATCCGACACGGGGTGATCCCGGCCAGTCGCGGGGGAAAGCTCAAGACCCTGCTCCAGTGCGTGGGAATCGGATTGTTCGTCCTTCCGTTGCACGGAGTGCTGCACACGGTCGGCTGGGTGTTCATGATCGCGGCGGTCGTCGCGACCGTGATCACGGGCCTGGACTACGTGTGGCAGGCGATCGCGCTGCGACGCTCGGCCCATGCAGCGGCGACGGATGCGAAATTCCGCTAG